TTGAGCCAATATTTAATTTCATCCAAGCTGTCATCTGCATGGGATACGGTCGGAAATACGCTTAAAATGAGTACAAATATCAACAGAAAGGATAATACCTTTTTCAAATAAACCATCACCTTTGCATATATAATATTATATATATTATAGCGTTTGTATAAACTTTCCTCAATATTATCTCCTAAAAGTTTTACCATCATCAACCAATGTTTTAATGTGATAAAAGAATTGCCTGTTTTTCTGTATATCCAAACTAATCCTTAAATATATAACCCTTAGTGTTTAAAAAATATCCTATTCCTTATTTTGACCTATCCTTTTTGAATTGCCTCTTTATCCGTTTCTTGTATAACTGTCACCGTTATATCTTTACTAGCTGTAACTTCTCCTTTTGTCAAGGTTATCTTGTAGGTACCTTTATCGCTATTTACAATTTCTACAGTTACAGTTATATCTTCATTTTCTATGAGCCCTTCTACTGCCATTTGTATTTTCTCAACTGTCACTTCATCTAGCTGTAAATCTACAACCTCTATTTTTGTGCTTGTTAGTATATAGTCTATACGTTTATGTGGATTATCTACAGGAAATGTATAACCTTCCCCTTCTCCCGCTAAGTCCCAACTATCACTCAGATATTCAAACAACGGTACAAGTTCAGGCGCATCTGGTAGAGCATTTAAATCTCCAACTAAAATCTTAGGTCCCGCTATTTCCGAATAGATATTAAGCATATCATCAACTTGCATCTATCTTACCATAGGATCACCACGATAATCTAAATGTGTTACATGAAAATAAAGCATATTCCCATTTACATTAATTTTAGCTTCTAGGAACCCTGGCATAGGAGAAGGAGCTGCTGCAAGTGCTACTGTCTATAGTATGATTGAAAGTGCTAAGGCCAATGGAATTAGCCCTTATAAATATCTAAGCTTTATATTTAGCGAATTGCCAGGCATACAATTTGGGCAAAACCCTGAGTTCCTAGAAGATTATCTTCCGTGGAGTGCAGATGTTCAAGCCACTTGTAAATAATCATAGGTCTATGATTACAGCATTTTTTTAGAATTTTCAATACACCAAGTTATTATGCGCTTACTTTTAATCCTTAGAAATGATGGATTTGAAGAACTATTTTTTAATGGCCATGACTGGTAAATTACAATCTTCCAGCCTTGGCCTTTTTCTTTGCGTAAAAAAAACCTCACAAGTATTTTTCTACCTGTGAGGTCCTTCTTTATCTCGTTAGCAAGTTTCGACAAAAGTCGGGCAGTACCCGGTACCTTTGCGAGGGGGAGGGCTTTTCTCCCCTGAGCTTGCTCCGGTACTTTTGTGGCGTTAATAATTCTTAATCTTATAGACCAGCTGCTACTTTAACTGCTGCTAGAGTTCTGAATGGAGTTTTTAATGCTGTTCCGTCTTCGTTAAACTCTAATCCTAAGAAGAATGCTTCAGCTATATCAGCTTTTTCTGCGTTAGTCATTTCTGCAAATTCAGAGGATACTGCTTCTAAAGCATCAATAACATCTGAAATTTCATCATTTGCTTTTAAAGTATTTATACCACTTAATGCTTTTGTATATGATCCTTCAGTTCCTATAACGCCTTCTAAAGCTGTATTTAGAGCACTATAGTCGTTAAATTCTTTATCTTCTGCTCCATTCCTAGCTTCTAATACTTTTTCTGCTACAAATAATCTATCTGCCTTTGGAATATTAAGGTAAGCTTCAACTGGTAGTTCTAATAATGCAGCATCTACATCTTCTGCTGTTTCTGCTTCATTAACTAATACAACTACACCGTCTTGAGATAGTTCATCAACGAATTTAATTGTAAAACCGTCTTTTTGGATTACATTGCCATTTGCATCTTTAACTGTGAATTCTAGTGTCTTAGTATTACCGCCTGCTTGTGGTACGAAGTAGTATAATAGATAATGGTCGCCATCTAATTCTAGATCTTTTCTTAAATCATCACCGTCTAGTAGAAGGTCAAATTTATTTGCAAATTTTTCATTTAAAGTAATCTTTAATCCAATCCATTTAGCTGTTGCTGGTGGAGTATCATTGTTTGCTGGATACTCTGTTAATGCTAGGTAGTCACCTTTAACTGTTACTAGGCGTTTGTCATCTAATGTAGAACTATCAACAGTAACTCCTGCATTTGTTCCACCATCAGATACTACTGCAAGGTCTGTTATTTTCAAAGCTGCTTCTGCATCTGCTGCTGCTTGATTTGCAGTATCTATAGCTGTTTTAACATTAGCAACACTTAATACACCTGTTACTTCTTCGCCTGTCTTAAATCCTTTAATTTCTTCAATATATGCTTTACCATTAGCATCTTTATATGTTGTTATGTCTAATTGAGTTTTATCATTTACTAACTCAGCTAATGCTGTAACTTTAGCTTTTAGGTTTGTTGGTGTTGTTGCTTCACGAACATCAACGATAGCTAATTGAATATCAATATTCTTTAAAGCTGTTTTTGTTGCTGATTCTTGTTCACCTTTAGCATTTGGTGTAGCATATGTTTCAATTAAAGCTTTTGATGCTAATAATTTAGCTCTATCAACATTATTAGCTGTCTTTGTAGCCTCAGTAGTTACTTTACCATCATTAACAGTGTTAATTACAGTTTGTACTGCTGCTGCATCTGCTGGTTTATTTAATGCTTCTCCAGTATAGAAGCCAGCTTTATATTCATTAATCCATTCATTATTTACTCTTGCAAATACATCATTTTGTAATGCTGTTAATAAAGCGATATCATTGTTTGCTTCTAAAGCGTCTACTACTGCTTTGGTTGCAGCTTTTTCTGCTGCTTCTTTTTCGCCTGCTTCAACTGCATCATCATTTACTTTATCTACGAAACCTTGGA
This window of the Xylanivirga thermophila genome carries:
- a CDS encoding endonuclease/exonuclease/phosphatase family protein, with the protein product MQVDDMLNIYSEIAGPKILVGDLNALPDAPELVPLFEYLSDSWDLAGEGEGYTFPVDNPHKRIDYILTSTKIEVVDLQLDEVTVEKIQMAVEGLIENEDITVTVEIVNSDKGTYKITLTKGEVTASKDITVTVIQETDKEAIQKG